The nucleotide sequence CCCTGGCGGCCTCCGTCGTGCCGGCGGGGATCATCACCCCCGGCGGCTTCCGATCGGCGCTCCAGGCGGCGACAGGCCTGCTTTTGGCCTTTTCAGCCGTGGCGCTCGCGCTGTCGCAACCGCTTCATCCCTGGCCGCGGATCGCGGGGATCGCCGCCGCCCTGCTGCTCACGCTTCTCGTCACGCTGCGTCCCCTCGCCGGCGAGCCGCGCCTGCTCACTTCCGGCGTGCATCGCTACGCCAAGGAGATCCTGAGCGCCTTCAAAGGGGATCCGATCGCCTATCGAGCGGCGCGCCTCAAGACCGATCTCGCCTATTACCGTGAAGGGGGGGAGAGGACGGTCGCGCTGGAGCGCATCGCCGCCGACGTCAGCCCGGTCCTCGCCCTGACCGAGGAGGGAGTGGCGGTCGGAACGACCTCGATCGATCTGGTCCCTCAGATTCTCGCAGCGGAGATTCCGCTGCTGATCAGACCCGCGGCGCGGAACGTCTTTCTCATCGGGTACGGGACGGGAATCGGGGCGGGCTCGGCGCTTTTGCACCCCCTGGCCGCCCTGGAGGTGGCCGAGCCGGAGGCGGCGATGATCGAAGCCTCGCGCCATTTCGAGCCGGCCAACCGCTCCCCCCGGGCCGATCGACGCATGACGATCCGCGTCGACGATGCGCGGCAGCTTCTTCGGAGCAAGCCGCCCGCTTCCTACGACGTCATCCTCTGCAGGCCGACCCTGCCCGAGGCCGCCTCGCAGCGTTTCCTGTTCACCGCCTCGTTCTACCGGCTGGCGGCCTCGCGCCTGCGCGACCGGGGCCTTTTCGCCCAGTCCCTGCAGGTCGCCGGGCTTTCGGGAGCCGACGTCGCCGCCGTGATCGCCACCGCCCGCTCCGTCTTCCCGGACGTGATGGTGATGCAGACTTATTATCACGAGCTGCTCCTCCTCGGAGCCGCGCAGCCGATCCGCTTCGATCTCGACCGGCTCGAGTCGGCGATGGCTGCCGAGAAGATCAAATCGGATCTGGGCCGGCTGGGGTTCACGCAGCCGGCGACGCTGGTGATCCGCCACCGCCTTTCAGGCAAGGGCCTGGAGGCGTTCGCGCGGAACGGCCGGTTGTTGACCGATTCGGCCGCGCCCCTCTCATGGGCGGGATTCCGGGCCGGCGCGCCGCCGGCTTCCGACGCCACCCTGGAGGAGATGGACCGTTTTTCGACCGGGCTGGGGGCGAGGATCGCCCCTCTCCCGGAAGGCCCCCGCGGCAACGAGCGGCTCGCCGCCGTCGCCCAGGCAGCCGTCGATGCCAGCGACGCGGTGCGCGCGGCCGACCTGGCGGAAACACTGATCGCCCGGGGCGACGCGGCCGACGGGCACCGTTTTCTCGGCGATGCCCATTACCTCCGCCACGAGCAGCTCAGCTCGGTGGCCGAATGGCACAAGGCGCTGGAAGCCGATCCCAGGAGCGTCCCCACGTTGCTGAGCCTGGCCGATTACGCCGCCGATCGCCAGAACTACCAGGGGGCCGAGCTGTACCTCAAGACCGCCGTGGGAATCGCCCCCGAGGATCCCTCGGTGCTTTTCAATCACGGCCGGGCGCTGTTCTACTTGCGCCGTTACCAGGAGAGCGAGGCCGACCTGAAGAAGGTCCTGGTGCACGAAGGGGAGAAATCGGCTCCCCTGACGCTCTACTACCTGGGGATGATCCAGAAGGAACAGAAGAACCCGGAAGGAGCGGCGGAGTTCCTGCGGCGCTACCTGCAATGGGCCTACGCGCAGGGGCGGCTCACTCCGGCGGAAGCGGAGGTTCACCTGGCGTTGTCGGAGGTCTATCTGGCGCTGAAGCTCCCCGATCTCGCAGAGCAGCACCGAAAAGCCGCCGAAGTGCTGCAGGAGAAGCTGAAGGAGAACGCCAAGTCCAAAGAGAAGGCGTGGATCGAGATGCTGGGTGGATCGTGACGACCCGCCCCTCGCGGGAAGCTACGCCCGAGATCGAGGAGCGGCTCGGCTATCGCTTCCGCAAGCGCGACCTTCTCCGGCGCGCGCTGACCCATTCTTCCTACGCGCATGAGATCGCGGGCGGAGGGCTCGACAACGAGCCGCTGGAGTTCCTCGGCGACGCGCTCCTGGGCTGCCTGATCTCGGAACAGCTCTTCCTGGCCTTCCCGCTGCGGGACGAAGGGCACCTGTCGCGCTTCAAAGCCTCCCTCGTGAACGCCGAGACCCTGGCTTCCAAGGCGCGCCGGATGGGAATCGGGCCGCACCTGCTCCTCGGGAAGACGGCGGAGAAGGTCGGAGCGCGGACCAAGACCTCGCTCCTGTCCGACGCGTTTGAGGCGGTCGTCGCGGCGATCTATCTCGACGGCGGCTTCGAAGAGGCCCGCGGCTTCTTGGATCGCCAGTTCGCGGCCGACATCCAGAAGCTGGTCCGATCGGGCCTTCCCGACGCCCGCGACGCCAAGACCCATCTTCAGGAGCTTCTCCAGGCGCGCGGCCACCCGACCCCACGCTACCAGATTCTGAAGGAGAGCGGGCCGGCGCATCGGCGGAATTTTCTGGTGGGGCTCACGCTGGAAGGGAAGCTGCTCGCGCAAGGCCGTGGAAGGACCCGTAAGGCGGCAGAACAGGCAGCGGCGCGCAACGTCCTGCGGGAGCTCGCTTCCGACTCCGAGGAGCCCTGAGCGGGCGCTCAGTCCTCCGGG is from Candidatus Polarisedimenticolia bacterium and encodes:
- the rnc gene encoding ribonuclease III, whose translation is MDRDAGWIVTTRPSREATPEIEERLGYRFRKRDLLRRALTHSSYAHEIAGGGLDNEPLEFLGDALLGCLISEQLFLAFPLRDEGHLSRFKASLVNAETLASKARRMGIGPHLLLGKTAEKVGARTKTSLLSDAFEAVVAAIYLDGGFEEARGFLDRQFAADIQKLVRSGLPDARDAKTHLQELLQARGHPTPRYQILKESGPAHRRNFLVGLTLEGKLLAQGRGRTRKAAEQAAARNVLRELASDSEEP